The window AAGGAAGTCTCCACGCCAAGTGGCTCTATCGTTCGGGTCCGGCGGCCGAAGGCGTCGTATTCATGCTGCAACGTGTTGCCCAATGCGTCAGTTTCTGTCAGGAGATTCCCGGCCGCGTCATAGGCGAAGCTCATCACGCCTCCCAGGTCATCCACGGCGCTCAGTTGGTTGCCCCGGCTGTCATATGAGCTCGTCAAAACAACGCCCACTGGATCGGTTTCCGACAAACGATTCCCTCGCGAGTCATAGGTGTATTCGAATCCGTTGTTCAAGGCGTCAGTCACCGTTATGAGATCACCGTCGCTATCGTAACTCAGAGTCGTCTTGTTTCCCAGAGGATCTTGCTCCGAAAGCATTCGATTTTCTTCGCCGAAGGTTCGAATCGTCGTTTGACCCAGTTCGTCGGTCTCGCGCACGACGTTGCCGTGAGCGTCATATTCCAGCACCCGCGAAGCACCCAGCCGATCGGTGACGATCTCGCGGCGGTTGGTGAGCTCATGAACGAGCTCGATCACCTTGCCAAGAGCGTCGATATGGCGCACGAGACGCCCCTCGGCGTCGTACTCGTTGCGGATCGGCTTGACGCCGCGCGGATCCTCGATGTCGCGCAGGCGATGGTCCTCGTATGTGAAGCGGGTGACGGCGCTGGCACGGTCGGTGAAGCTGGCGAGGTCTCCCTGCGCGCCGTAGCCGTAGGACATGACCCGATCCATCGGGTCGGTGATGCGTTCGA is drawn from bacterium and contains these coding sequences:
- a CDS encoding RHS repeat protein, whose protein sequence is MRLTTRDGRIFELDLADGVTKLEDLNGNQLTITPDGIIHSSGKGIAFERDAQGRIERITDPMDRVMSYGYGAQGDLASFTDRASAVTRFTYEDHRLRDIEDPRGVKPIRNEYDAEGRLVRHIDALGKVIELVHELTNRREIVTDRLGASRVLEYDAHGNVVRETDELGQTTIRTFGEENRMLSEQDPLGNKTTLSYDSDGDLITVTDALNNGFEYTYDSRGNRLSETDPVGVVLTSSYDSRGNQLSAVDDLGGVMSFAYDAAGNLLTETDALGNTLQHEYDAFGRRTRTIEPLGVETSFTYNSNGDFMARSTIRTKPDGGMEELLTTFERDALGRVTTTTYPDGSIERKEYTQTGKIAKVTDTLGRATISKYDLNDRRITEIFPDGTARAQTYDAEGRIASMTDRNG